The following nucleotide sequence is from Austwickia chelonae.
GCGTCCTTGGTCGCGGCGATGCGTCCGGCGTCGATCCAACGGCGGAGGGTGTCATCACTGACACCGAGGAGATCGGCGGCCTCTTTGATCCGTATCTGCGTCACAAAACATAGATTATTTCTGAAGAAGCGGAGACAGATCTGCATTTTCTCCTTATATGAGATTCTCTGGACACAGATGTCTGTCGAAGAAGACCCGCCTCCAAGAATCTCCTTGGACAACAAAGAACTTCCCACGGATTTCGCCTGCGGGTCCTAGGCTGACAAGACACCCTCCCCCAGCCGAGGACGACAACGATGTCCGATCAACTCGCCCGTCTACGAGCCCTGCGCGAGCACGCCCTGGAAGGTGGCGGCCCGGACCGGGTCGCCGCCCAGCACGCCAGGGGCAAGCTCACCGCCCGAGAACGCCTCGCCTTCCTGCTCGACGAAGCCTCCTTCCAGGAACTGGGCGCCTTGGCCACCCACGCCGTCACCGACTTCGGCATGGAGAAACACCGGTACCCGGGCGACGGCATCATCACCGGCTTCGGGAAGGTCAACGGGCGCCGCGTCGCAGTCTTCGCCCAGGACTTCACCGTGCTCGGCGGCTCGTTCTCCGAAGTGCAGTCGCACAAGATCAGCCGCATCCAGGACCTGGCACTGGCAGCAGGCATCCCCCTGGTCGGCCTGAACGACTCCGGCGGGGCCCGGGTACAGGAAGGAGTCCGGTCACTGGCGGCGTACGGCGAGGTGTTCGTCCGCAATGTCTCCGCCTCAGGGGTCATCCCCCAGATCAGCGTCGTCATGGGACCGTGCGCGGGAGGCGCGGTCTATTCGCCGGCGCTGACGGACCTGACGATCATGGTCGACGGCACGGCGAACATGTTCCTCACCGGCCCGGAGATCATCCGACAGGTCACCGGCGAAGAGGTGACCGCCGAGGAGCTGGGCGGCGCGAGCGTGCACGCAGCCCGTAGCGGGGTGGCCCAATTCGTGGCCGCCGACGAGCAGGCAGCCCTCCACCTGGTGAAGGACCTACTGGCCCACCTCCCGCAGAACACCCACGAAGACCCACCGGTGCTGTCCGCGCACGACGACCCCGACCGGATGGACGAGGCGCTGAACTCCCTCATCCCGGCCGAGGACAATGCGGCCTACGACATGGTCGAGCTGCTGAACAGGGTCTTAGACCGCGGATCGCTGCTACAGGTCGGCGAGTTCTTCGCCGCGAACGCGATCACGGCCTTCGCCCGCCTGGACGGGCAGAGCGTCGGCATCGTCGCGAACCAGCCGTCGGTGATGTCCGGCTGCCTCGACATCGACTCGAGCGACAAGATCAGCCGGTTCATCCGACTGTGCGACGTGTACAACATCCCGCTGGTGACCTTCGTGGACTGCCCGGGATACCTGCCCGGCGTACAACAGGAGTACGACGGAGTGATCCGGCACGGCGCGAAGATCATCTACGCCTACTGCCAGGCCACGGTGCCGAAGATCTCCGTCGTCGTCCGCAAGGCGATCGGCGGCAGTTATGTCGCACTGTCGAGCAAACAGATGAACAACGACGTGGCCTTCGCCTGGCCGTCGGCACAGATCGCCGTGATGGGTGCGGAGGGCGCGGCCCGCCTGCTGCACCGACGCACCATCGACACCGCACCCGACGCGGCAGCCGAAGAGGCCCGTTTCGTCACGGACTACCGGGAGAGGTTCTTCAACCCGTACCGGGCCGCCGATGTCGGACAGATCGACGAGGTCATCGAACCCGCCGAGACCCGGCCCCGGCTGATCCGCGCCTTGGAAGTGTTGAACACCAAGGTCACCCAACCCGTGCCGAAGAAGCACGGCCTCTTCCCGGTGTAAGGAGCGGACATGTCCGAACTGGGATGGGGTCTACAGATGACCGTAGCCGGGATGGGCACGGTCTTCGCACTACTGATCGCCTTGATGGGCCTGCTGTTGCTGATCGGGCGACTGGACAGGTCCCCCGCGCCCGCTTCCCCGCCGACCGAGGCGGGCCTGTCTGCTCCCACCGACGATTCCCCTGCCGCGACACCCCCGTCGGTCGAAAGGCCCCCGACCTCGACAACCGACGACAGCCCGGCAGCCGCGCCGCCCCCCACGGTGAGAGTCCTGGCCGACGGACTGACCGACGAGATGATCGCCGCGATCACCGTCGCCGTACTGAGCCACCGTGAGCTGCGACGCAAGGAAGCCGCACCGGAGATGCGGGCCCACGCCCCGGGCAGCCACCTGTACGCGAGCCGATGGGTCTCCATCGGCCGTTCCCGACAGATCCAGTCCTGGCGACGGAAGTGAGCAGCATGCGCCGTTACACGATCACGGTCGGTGACCACTCCTATGTCATCGATGTCGACCACCGGTCGGCGGACCACTTCCAGGTCCAGGTGGAAGGCCGGGTCATCGACGTCCAGGTAGACGACCACCAGGGATACGCCAAGGGATCAGTGACCCCTTCCGTCCAGTTCAGAGCCCCGAAAGAGGAGACAGGTCCGGCCACGCCCCTGGCATCGGCGGCAGCCGCCCCGGTCTCCGCCGCCCCGGTGCCCCCGTCCTCGGCAAGATCGGCCCCATCTGCTCCCACAGCCCGCTCCGGCGGCGGCGCCGACCTGATGACGGCACCGATGCCGGGCGTGATCCTCACCGTGGAAGCTCCCGTCGGGTCGACGGTCTCCCGTGGCGACACCGTCCTGGTGTTGGAAGCCATGAAGATGAAGAACGCCCTGAAAGCGCCCCGGGACGGAGTCGTCGCCGAGATCATGGTCACGGCCGGTCAACAGGTCAAGTACGGCGAAGCACTCGTCCGGCTCGGGGACGGCTGAGGCATGGACCCGAATACGCTCGACCAGTTGCTCGCCGGAGTGCGAGCGGTCACCTGGCAGTCGACCACGATGATCGTGATCGGTCTGGTCCTCATCGTCCTGGCGGTCAAGAAGGAGTACGAACCGTTACTGCTCCTGCCGATCGGCTCCGGCGCGATCCTGGCGAACCTGCCGCTGTCGCCGCTGATGGGCGAGCACGGCATGTTGCAGATCCTGTACAACATCGGGGTCGGCAACGAACTGTTCCCGCTGCTGATCTTCATCGGCATCGGGGCGATGACCGATTTCGGTCCCTTGCTGGAGAACCCGAAGATGGTCTTGTTGGGCGCCGCCGGGCAGTTCGGGATCTTCCTGACGTTGATCCTGGCGTTGCTCCTGGGGTTCACCCACCAGGAGGCGGCGTCGATCGGCATCATCGGGGCCATCGACGGCCCGACCTCGATCTACGTCTCGGGGAAACTGGCCCCACACATGCTGGGTCCGATCACGGTGGCCGCGTACAGCTACATGGCCCTGGTCCCGATCATCATGCCGCCGGTGATGCGGGCGTTGACCACCAAGAAGGACCGTCAGATCCGGATGCCTTACTCCTCACGGGAGATCAGCCGGACCACCCGCATCGTCTTCCCCATCGTGGTGACGATCGTGGTGGGCACCCTGGTGCCTTTCGCGACCCCGTTGATCGGCATGTTGATGCTGGGGAACCTGATGCGCGAATCGGGCGTGGTGGAGCGCCTGGTGGGAGCGACCTCGAACGAGTTGGCCAATGTGGTGACCCTCTTCCTGGGGCTGGCCATCGGCGCGACGATGGTCGGCGAACGTTTCCTGCAGCTGTCGACCTTGGCGATCCTGGGCCTGGGGTTGCTGGCCTTCGGGCTGGACACCGCCACAGGGGTGCTCTTCGGACAGATCCTGAAGGTGCTCTCCGGGGGGAAGTTCAACCCGCTGATCGGCGCTGCGGGCATCTCGGCGTTCCCGATGGCGGCGCGGGTGGTGCAGCAGGAGGCGTCGAAGGAGGACTTCGACAACTTCGTCCTGATGCATGCCATGGGCGCCAATGCCGCAGGTCAGGTGGCTTCGGTGGTTGCTGGGGGCGTTCTGCTCGCTTTGATGGGTACTGCCTGATCCGGGACCTGGTGCCTGCGATGTGTCGATGTGCTCGCTGGTAGCTTGCACGTCTGATCGTCCTCACCTGCAGGAGTTGACCCCTTGTCCGTCCCCCCTGTTTCCGTCTCGTCCGCTCCGTCCTCCCGATCGACACCTGCGGACACCCGCCGCGCCGTGCTCAATACGGTGAAGGGTTCGCTGGGCAACCTGGTCGAGTGGTACGACGTCTACACGTACACCGTCTTCATCAGTTTCTTCGAGCATCAGTTCTTCGATCCGGCGAACAAGAACTCGACCTTGTACGCCTATGCCGTCTTCGCGTTGACCTTCCTGATGCGCCCCTTGGGTTCGTGGTACTTCGGACGGTATGCCGACCGACACGGGCGGCGGGCTGC
It contains:
- a CDS encoding biotin/lipoyl-containing protein, coding for MRRYTITVGDHSYVIDVDHRSADHFQVQVEGRVIDVQVDDHQGYAKGSVTPSVQFRAPKEETGPATPLASAAAAPVSAAPVPPSSARSAPSAPTARSGGGADLMTAPMPGVILTVEAPVGSTVSRGDTVLVLEAMKMKNALKAPRDGVVAEIMVTAGQQVKYGEALVRLGDG
- a CDS encoding sodium ion-translocating decarboxylase subunit beta gives rise to the protein MDPNTLDQLLAGVRAVTWQSTTMIVIGLVLIVLAVKKEYEPLLLLPIGSGAILANLPLSPLMGEHGMLQILYNIGVGNELFPLLIFIGIGAMTDFGPLLENPKMVLLGAAGQFGIFLTLILALLLGFTHQEAASIGIIGAIDGPTSIYVSGKLAPHMLGPITVAAYSYMALVPIIMPPVMRALTTKKDRQIRMPYSSREISRTTRIVFPIVVTIVVGTLVPFATPLIGMLMLGNLMRESGVVERLVGATSNELANVVTLFLGLAIGATMVGERFLQLSTLAILGLGLLAFGLDTATGVLFGQILKVLSGGKFNPLIGAAGISAFPMAARVVQQEASKEDFDNFVLMHAMGANAAGQVASVVAGGVLLALMGTA
- a CDS encoding acyl-CoA carboxylase subunit beta gives rise to the protein MSDQLARLRALREHALEGGGPDRVAAQHARGKLTARERLAFLLDEASFQELGALATHAVTDFGMEKHRYPGDGIITGFGKVNGRRVAVFAQDFTVLGGSFSEVQSHKISRIQDLALAAGIPLVGLNDSGGARVQEGVRSLAAYGEVFVRNVSASGVIPQISVVMGPCAGGAVYSPALTDLTIMVDGTANMFLTGPEIIRQVTGEEVTAEELGGASVHAARSGVAQFVAADEQAALHLVKDLLAHLPQNTHEDPPVLSAHDDPDRMDEALNSLIPAEDNAAYDMVELLNRVLDRGSLLQVGEFFAANAITAFARLDGQSVGIVANQPSVMSGCLDIDSSDKISRFIRLCDVYNIPLVTFVDCPGYLPGVQQEYDGVIRHGAKIIYAYCQATVPKISVVVRKAIGGSYVALSSKQMNNDVAFAWPSAQIAVMGAEGAARLLHRRTIDTAPDAAAEEARFVTDYRERFFNPYRAADVGQIDEVIEPAETRPRLIRALEVLNTKVTQPVPKKHGLFPV
- a CDS encoding OadG family transporter subunit — protein: MSELGWGLQMTVAGMGTVFALLIALMGLLLLIGRLDRSPAPASPPTEAGLSAPTDDSPAATPPSVERPPTSTTDDSPAAAPPPTVRVLADGLTDEMIAAITVAVLSHRELRRKEAAPEMRAHAPGSHLYASRWVSIGRSRQIQSWRRK